A section of the Nitrospirota bacterium genome encodes:
- the rseP gene encoding RIP metalloprotease RseP yields the protein MMFVYAVVLLGILIFVHELGHFIFAKSLGIKVLKFSLGFGPKLIGRKYGETEYLLSAFPLGGYVKMLGQSDTPDEEEVISEEEKHRAYNFQPIWKRFCVVFSGPFFNLCFAVLIFFLVFMNGVPYMLAEVGTITPDSPAAKQGLTKGDRIIEVDGRRILRWDEMTEIIHKQPGKEMAVTIDRNGSIITVTVKPEKKMVKNLFGEDKEVGLIGITPSGKTEMKNEGVVGAFSLAFSRTWDISVLTLLSMVKLIQRIIPADTIGGPIMIFQMAGQQASQGAMSFFTFMAVISINLGVLNLLPIPVLDGGHILFMGIEAIRRKPLSDKVIIIAQKVGLVLLLSLMAFAFYNDIVRIITGKTF from the coding sequence ATGATGTTCGTTTACGCGGTGGTACTGTTGGGCATCCTCATCTTTGTGCATGAGTTGGGCCATTTTATCTTTGCGAAGTCCCTGGGCATAAAGGTGCTTAAATTCTCATTGGGCTTTGGACCGAAACTGATCGGCAGGAAATATGGCGAGACAGAATATCTGCTCTCTGCATTTCCCCTTGGCGGGTATGTGAAGATGTTGGGCCAGTCCGATACGCCTGACGAGGAAGAAGTGATTTCCGAGGAAGAAAAACATAGGGCTTACAATTTTCAGCCGATCTGGAAACGGTTCTGCGTGGTCTTTTCCGGGCCTTTTTTCAACCTCTGCTTTGCCGTGCTCATCTTCTTCCTGGTCTTCATGAACGGTGTGCCGTATATGCTTGCCGAAGTGGGCACGATCACCCCGGATTCTCCCGCAGCCAAACAGGGGCTCACGAAAGGGGACAGGATTATTGAGGTCGATGGCCGGCGGATCCTCAGGTGGGACGAAATGACCGAAATCATCCATAAGCAGCCGGGCAAAGAGATGGCGGTAACGATCGACAGAAACGGCAGTATCATCACCGTGACGGTGAAGCCGGAGAAAAAGATGGTCAAAAACCTCTTTGGCGAGGATAAAGAGGTTGGCCTGATCGGCATAACGCCTTCAGGGAAAACCGAGATGAAGAATGAGGGTGTTGTCGGGGCCTTTTCGCTGGCTTTTTCCCGCACCTGGGATATTTCAGTTTTGACGCTCCTTTCGATGGTGAAACTGATTCAGAGGATCATCCCTGCCGATACCATCGGCGGCCCGATCATGATATTTCAGATGGCAGGCCAGCAGGCCAGCCAGGGCGCCATGAGTTTCTTCACCTTCATGGCAGTGATCAGCATCAATCTCGGTGTGCTTAACCTGCTGCCGATCCCTGTGCTTGACGGCGGTCATATCCTTTTTATGGGCATCGAGGCGATCAGAAGAAAGCCGCTCAGCGATAAGGTGATCATCATAGCCCAGAAGGTCGGACTGGTATTGCTGCTGAGCCTCATGGCCTTTGCCTTTTACAATGACATCGTTCGTATTATTACGGGGAAAACGTTCTGA
- a CDS encoding YbgC/FadM family acyl-CoA thioesterase produces MTHILKIRIYYEDTDCGNVVYYANYLKYCERARTEFLESKGIGMKQLIEDGIFFVVAEASLKYLSPGRYGDILAIETTIDRVGPASISFNHEIRRDATGQRLVQAAVKLGCVNRDMKPLRLRQDIMNAAAEEGQA; encoded by the coding sequence ATGACCCATATTCTCAAGATCAGGATCTATTACGAGGACACCGACTGCGGTAATGTCGTCTATTATGCGAACTACCTGAAATATTGTGAACGTGCCAGGACAGAGTTTCTTGAGTCAAAAGGCATAGGCATGAAACAGCTTATTGAAGACGGCATATTTTTTGTCGTGGCCGAGGCTTCCCTAAAATACCTGTCACCCGGCAGATATGGCGACATCCTTGCCATAGAAACGACGATTGACCGGGTAGGGCCTGCTTCCATCAGTTTTAACCATGAGATAAGGCGTGACGCAACAGGACAGCGGCTGGTCCAGGCAGCCGTGAAACTCGGCTGTGTGAACCGGGACATGAAGCCTTTGCGGCTGCGGCAGGATATCATGAACGCCGCAGCGGAGGAAGGACAGGCATGA
- a CDS encoding NUDIX hydrolase — protein sequence MIRPSSLIKQTSAGGVIFRKAEGGVEVALVSVKGGKAWCLPKGIVDKGETPEMTAVREVREETGLTGRIVDKLGDINYWYFIRGENAKCRKTVSFYLMEYVGGETSDHDDEVDSAEWLSFGSAFKHITYRGDRSILEKAFAALKELHT from the coding sequence ATGATCAGGCCTTCTTCGTTGATCAAGCAGACATCTGCAGGAGGCGTTATCTTCAGGAAGGCGGAAGGCGGCGTAGAGGTGGCCCTTGTCTCTGTCAAGGGGGGCAAGGCATGGTGTCTTCCAAAGGGTATTGTCGACAAGGGGGAGACGCCTGAGATGACTGCGGTCAGGGAGGTCAGGGAAGAGACGGGATTGACCGGCAGGATTGTTGATAAACTTGGCGACATCAACTACTGGTATTTCATTAGGGGCGAGAATGCGAAATGCAGGAAGACGGTCTCCTTTTATCTCATGGAGTATGTGGGGGGAGAAACATCGGACCATGATGATGAAGTGGACAGCGCCGAGTGGCTCTCGTTTGGCAGCGCCTTTAAGCATATAACGTACAGGGGCGACAGGTCGATCCTGGAGAAGGCGTTTGCGGCGCTGAAGGAACTGCATACCTGA